A region from the Myxococcus stipitatus genome encodes:
- a CDS encoding (deoxy)nucleoside triphosphate pyrophosphohydrolase, whose amino-acid sequence MTRRHVRVVGAMLENEQGRYLITQRPPTASLPLLWEFPGGRVEEGESDPEALVREIHEEMGVAVEVLDQAMHTRHEYPTYDIDFRVFRCRLAEAEGNIQHLRVHDHRWVTLEEMSGYRFPDADAKTLAKLLDLDA is encoded by the coding sequence ATGACCCGTCGCCACGTCCGCGTCGTCGGTGCGATGCTCGAGAACGAGCAGGGCCGCTACCTCATCACCCAGCGCCCGCCCACCGCGTCGCTTCCCCTGCTGTGGGAGTTCCCGGGTGGACGCGTGGAGGAGGGAGAGAGCGACCCGGAGGCGCTGGTCCGGGAGATTCACGAGGAGATGGGCGTGGCGGTGGAGGTGCTGGATCAGGCCATGCACACCCGGCACGAGTACCCGACCTACGACATCGACTTCCGGGTGTTCCGCTGCCGCCTCGCGGAGGCGGAGGGCAACATCCAGCACCTGCGGGTGCACGACCACCGCTGGGTGACGCTGGAGGAGATGTCGGGCTACCGCTTCCCCGACGCCGACGCGAAGACGCTGGCGAAGCTGCTCGACCTGGACGCGTGA
- the ftsH gene encoding ATP-dependent zinc metalloprotease FtsH, producing the protein MGPRGKKTDKPGSPGKGFKFGSPLGYILLLVLGFLLFRNVFQDAGVRRVSYSQFRDAVESGNFSRVQISNEWVKGFLKDTAQPPPQGDRPLRGEPSALPWMAYRVQGDESLVPLLEQKGVQFEAVPQSGLGEALWIWLLPLGLFFLFWSFMMRRVAGGIGQGPQSVMSFGKTRAKVQAEADTGVGFKDVAGVDEAVDELREIVEFLKTPEKFRRLGGRIPKGVLLVGPPGTGKTLLARAVAGEAGVPFFSLSGSEFVEMFVGVGAARVRDLFAQATSKAPCIIFIDELDAIGKSRNAGIAGGHDEREQTLNQLLAEMDGFDSRAGLIILAATNRPEILDSALLRPGRFDRQVLVDRPDKRGRERVLEIHARGVKLGPDVDLKAIAARTPGFAGADLANVVNEAALLAARRNRDAVMRADFEEAIERVVAGLEKKNRRMNEREKEIVAHHEAGHAVVGWMLPHAERVTKVSIIPRGLAALGYTMSLPLEDRYLMSLDELRDKMAGMMGGRAAEEIFIGEVSTGASNDIRQATEVARMMVRDYGMSTLGPVALSADHGANFLRSAGLPESRTYSEQTARMIDEEVRKLVSEALDRAREVLTTNKDKVQALAARLLAVEVVEEDTMVSILGPKVLAQRGLLHPEARQVISAHPVGGTNDEQPPPTQHSQTKLDS; encoded by the coding sequence ATGGGCCCGCGGGGTAAGAAGACAGACAAGCCAGGGTCGCCGGGCAAGGGTTTCAAGTTCGGCTCGCCCCTGGGCTACATCCTGCTGCTCGTCCTGGGCTTCCTGCTCTTCCGGAACGTCTTCCAGGACGCCGGGGTCCGCCGGGTCAGCTACAGCCAGTTCCGCGACGCGGTGGAGTCCGGCAACTTCAGTCGGGTCCAGATCTCCAACGAGTGGGTGAAGGGCTTCCTCAAGGACACCGCGCAGCCGCCCCCCCAGGGGGACCGGCCGCTGCGCGGCGAGCCCAGCGCGCTGCCGTGGATGGCCTACCGCGTCCAGGGGGACGAGTCGCTCGTCCCGCTCCTGGAGCAGAAGGGCGTGCAGTTCGAGGCGGTGCCGCAGTCCGGCCTGGGCGAGGCGCTGTGGATCTGGCTCTTGCCGCTGGGCCTGTTCTTCCTCTTCTGGAGCTTCATGATGCGGCGGGTGGCTGGCGGCATCGGCCAGGGGCCGCAGAGCGTCATGAGCTTCGGGAAGACGCGCGCCAAGGTGCAGGCGGAGGCCGACACGGGCGTGGGCTTCAAGGACGTGGCCGGCGTGGACGAGGCGGTGGACGAGCTGCGCGAAATCGTCGAGTTCCTCAAGACGCCGGAGAAGTTCCGCCGCCTGGGCGGGCGCATCCCCAAGGGCGTGCTGCTGGTGGGGCCGCCGGGCACGGGCAAGACGCTGCTGGCGCGCGCGGTGGCGGGCGAGGCGGGCGTGCCCTTCTTCAGCCTCTCCGGTTCGGAGTTCGTGGAGATGTTCGTCGGCGTGGGCGCGGCGCGCGTGCGGGACCTGTTCGCCCAGGCCACCTCGAAGGCGCCGTGCATCATCTTCATCGACGAACTGGACGCCATCGGCAAGAGCCGCAACGCGGGCATCGCGGGGGGCCATGACGAGCGCGAGCAGACGCTCAACCAGCTGCTGGCGGAGATGGACGGCTTCGACAGCCGGGCGGGGCTCATCATCCTGGCGGCCACCAACCGGCCGGAGATCCTCGACAGCGCGCTGCTGCGCCCGGGCCGCTTCGACCGGCAGGTGCTGGTGGACCGGCCGGACAAGCGCGGCCGCGAGCGGGTGCTGGAGATCCACGCCCGGGGCGTGAAGCTGGGGCCGGACGTGGACCTGAAGGCCATCGCCGCGCGCACGCCGGGCTTCGCGGGGGCGGACCTGGCCAACGTGGTGAACGAGGCGGCGCTGCTGGCGGCGCGGCGCAACCGCGACGCGGTGATGCGCGCGGACTTCGAGGAGGCCATCGAGCGCGTCGTCGCGGGCCTGGAGAAGAAGAACCGCCGCATGAACGAGCGCGAGAAGGAGATCGTCGCGCACCACGAGGCGGGCCACGCCGTGGTGGGGTGGATGCTGCCGCACGCCGAACGCGTGACGAAGGTCTCCATCATCCCGCGCGGGCTGGCGGCCCTGGGCTACACCATGTCGCTGCCCCTGGAGGACCGCTACCTCATGTCGCTCGACGAGCTGCGCGACAAGATGGCGGGGATGATGGGTGGACGCGCCGCGGAGGAGATCTTCATCGGCGAGGTGTCCACCGGCGCGTCCAACGACATCCGCCAGGCCACCGAGGTCGCCCGGATGATGGTGCGCGACTACGGCATGAGCACGCTGGGCCCGGTGGCGCTCAGCGCGGACCACGGCGCCAACTTCCTGCGGTCGGCGGGCCTGCCCGAGTCGCGGACGTACTCCGAACAGACGGCGCGGATGATCGACGAGGAGGTGCGCAAGCTCGTCAGCGAGGCGTTGGACCGGGCCCGCGAGGTGCTCACCACCAACAAGGACAAGGTGCAGGCCCTGGCGGCGCGCCTGCTCGCCGTGGAGGTCGTGGAGGAGGACACCATGGTGTCCATCCTCGGCCCCAAGGTGCTGGCGCAGCGGGGCCTGCTGCACCCCGAGGCCCGGCAGGTCATCTCCGCGCACCCGGTGGGCGGCACCAACGACGAGCAGCCCCCGCCCACCCAGCACAGCCAGACGAAGCTCGACTCCTAG
- a CDS encoding serine/threonine-protein kinase PknK: MRCPTCHRRVVERCPLHPTAPLPTRVPPGSLPPPDVPGFQVESALGRGGFGRVYAARRLVDGRRVALKVLEAHATERLPREVEALRRVGPPAAPALLGEHRDRLGAAVVEMELIPGVTLGRLLSEWEGAGALTWPEAHGLLLGLARVLERVHAAGVVHRDLKPDNLLVAGERLVLVDFGLSRWREAPEDAAPATTVTRTGQRLGTSEYMAPEQGLDARGVDARADLYAVGVIAFELLTGRPPFVGDAAEVIHAHVSRRPPLVSRLAPTAIPPEVEALVQRLLAKAPEARPPSAAALRQDLERLRAPTPGTDSTEEPPAGPLDDEKPRPLQPRDVALLAVRTTGEIPTLLAALSTTGAELARVEAGLAVFAFPRAPHVEAGLRAALRAAEALAPVLPPGSARAVHRAALRVRERAGRWTLAGAALERPERWWPAPSEPSRLFLTKEARTWLGDDEALPRSGPEAMPPVEAPRAVALLGRDAELRWLREFAPALQTRGGPVLGVLLGEEGVGKTRLLDEHHRELAASGKVRGLRVETPAGEASTSDGGLRHLLVGVLDLPPGTSAAEAVDQLLQASAPPARGLPTHPAARRQHLARLIAARLHQLAARHPLVVLVDDAHLLDPIALDALELATLGGPRVPLGVVLAGRRRLMELRPYLGERARDFRQRELGPLDEAASRELLRQWLWPIDVPAEGVLRELAERCGRSPLRMVETVRALRAAGAIRVRPGGGAYLAADALDTLATEATGPDERVAERALASLAPGLRTLLQVASVLGDDVREEEVSTVLLNLDARDDALDPSWDPGVGLERLARAGLLAPRGPRHWRFEHPTLREAFASRLGEASLRRVCAVALRSLPGLSGARRARLALGAGEAGLALELHHALAEEGRRAHRLLEAERHYTAALDLAPREDEARRMELLSGRGRLRYRLQRVDEALGDLREARSLASRRGDAVREADLLLEEATVLDWQDDSEGSAALLEQALRTVGTPVPTELAARHALARARVFVRGEDIAGAITPLEEAVVAARKARDEETEAIALAMLGAMLGWTGRLEESARRFDEAIALCEATGDTLHLGATLNNRMVLHVQRRAIASAREDLERAVALGRELGNVQIERTSAFNLASLLGYQGRAAEALILARRAGTLSQRFFPRSMAQDALLVARLCCELGDLEETRRQLLWLEEAPTLARLSAADQLMRGVVRRVVDESDGTIPYSADSWREQVEAARTQVTSEDRMEILVWAARAARRAGDTVAWARWVAELETTATEAPLWAARVRPLDVVGRHDGNGP; encoded by the coding sequence ATGCGCTGTCCCACCTGCCACCGTCGCGTGGTGGAGCGCTGCCCTCTCCACCCGACAGCGCCGCTCCCCACCCGAGTGCCCCCCGGCTCGCTCCCGCCTCCGGACGTGCCTGGCTTCCAGGTGGAGTCCGCGCTCGGACGCGGCGGCTTCGGTCGCGTCTACGCGGCGCGCCGGCTCGTGGACGGCAGGCGGGTGGCCCTCAAGGTGCTGGAGGCGCACGCCACGGAGCGGCTCCCCCGCGAAGTGGAGGCCCTGCGCCGCGTCGGCCCTCCCGCGGCGCCGGCGCTGCTGGGTGAGCACCGGGATCGCCTCGGCGCCGCCGTGGTGGAGATGGAGCTGATCCCTGGCGTCACGCTCGGACGACTGTTGTCGGAGTGGGAGGGAGCGGGAGCGCTGACCTGGCCCGAGGCCCATGGCCTGCTGCTCGGACTGGCCCGGGTGCTGGAGCGGGTCCACGCGGCGGGGGTCGTCCACCGGGACCTCAAACCGGACAACCTCCTCGTGGCCGGGGAGCGCCTGGTGCTCGTGGACTTCGGCCTGTCGCGCTGGCGGGAGGCCCCGGAGGACGCGGCGCCCGCGACGACGGTGACACGGACCGGGCAGCGGCTGGGGACCTCCGAGTACATGGCGCCCGAGCAGGGCCTCGACGCCCGGGGCGTGGACGCGCGCGCGGACCTGTACGCCGTGGGGGTCATCGCCTTCGAGCTGCTGACGGGACGGCCGCCCTTCGTCGGGGACGCGGCGGAGGTGATCCACGCGCACGTGTCGCGTCGCCCGCCCCTCGTCTCCCGGCTCGCGCCGACGGCGATTCCCCCGGAGGTCGAGGCGCTCGTGCAGCGGCTGCTGGCCAAGGCCCCCGAAGCGCGTCCGCCGAGCGCGGCGGCGCTGCGTCAGGACCTCGAGCGGCTCCGTGCCCCCACGCCCGGGACGGATTCCACCGAAGAGCCGCCGGCGGGTCCGTTGGACGACGAGAAGCCCCGTCCCCTGCAGCCCCGGGACGTGGCGTTGCTGGCGGTCCGGACGACCGGGGAGATTCCCACGCTGCTGGCGGCCCTCTCGACGACTGGCGCGGAGCTGGCCCGGGTGGAGGCGGGCCTCGCCGTGTTCGCCTTCCCGCGCGCGCCCCACGTGGAGGCCGGGCTGAGGGCGGCGCTCCGGGCCGCGGAGGCCCTCGCGCCCGTGTTGCCCCCGGGCTCCGCGCGCGCCGTGCACCGCGCGGCCCTGCGCGTGCGCGAGCGTGCGGGACGGTGGACCCTGGCGGGCGCGGCGCTGGAACGACCGGAGCGATGGTGGCCGGCCCCAAGCGAGCCCTCGCGCCTGTTCCTCACGAAGGAGGCCAGGACGTGGCTCGGAGACGACGAGGCGCTCCCCCGGAGCGGCCCCGAGGCCATGCCCCCGGTGGAGGCCCCCCGCGCCGTCGCGCTCCTCGGTCGGGACGCGGAGCTGCGCTGGCTGCGCGAGTTCGCGCCCGCGCTCCAGACGCGCGGTGGCCCCGTCCTGGGGGTCCTGCTGGGCGAGGAGGGGGTGGGCAAGACGCGGCTGCTGGACGAGCACCACCGGGAGCTCGCCGCCTCCGGGAAGGTGCGCGGACTCCGCGTCGAGACACCCGCCGGCGAGGCCAGCACGAGCGATGGAGGGCTGCGACACCTCCTCGTCGGGGTCCTCGACCTGCCGCCGGGCACCTCGGCGGCAGAGGCGGTGGACCAGCTCCTCCAGGCGTCCGCGCCCCCGGCCAGGGGCCTGCCCACGCATCCGGCCGCGCGACGCCAGCACCTCGCCCGGCTCATCGCCGCCCGACTCCACCAGCTCGCGGCACGTCATCCGCTCGTCGTCCTCGTCGACGACGCGCACCTGCTCGACCCCATCGCACTCGACGCGCTGGAGCTGGCCACGCTGGGCGGCCCCCGCGTTCCCCTGGGCGTCGTGCTCGCGGGCAGACGCCGGCTGATGGAGCTGCGTCCGTACCTCGGTGAGCGCGCGCGGGACTTCCGCCAACGCGAGCTCGGCCCGCTGGACGAGGCGGCCTCCCGCGAGTTGCTGCGCCAGTGGCTCTGGCCCATCGACGTCCCCGCCGAGGGAGTCCTCCGGGAGCTGGCGGAGCGGTGTGGCCGCTCTCCCCTGCGGATGGTCGAGACAGTCCGCGCGCTGCGGGCGGCGGGGGCCATCCGCGTGCGCCCGGGGGGCGGCGCGTACCTCGCGGCGGACGCGCTCGACACCCTCGCCACGGAGGCGACGGGGCCCGACGAGCGGGTGGCGGAGCGCGCCCTCGCGTCGCTCGCCCCGGGGCTCCGCACATTGCTGCAGGTGGCCTCGGTCCTGGGCGACGACGTGCGCGAAGAGGAGGTCTCCACCGTGCTCCTGAACCTGGACGCGCGTGACGACGCCCTCGACCCGTCCTGGGACCCGGGCGTCGGCCTGGAGCGGCTGGCCCGGGCCGGACTGCTCGCCCCTCGCGGTCCCCGGCACTGGCGCTTCGAGCACCCCACCCTGCGAGAGGCCTTCGCCAGCCGGCTCGGCGAGGCATCGCTGCGGCGCGTCTGCGCCGTCGCGCTGAGGAGCCTGCCGGGACTGTCCGGGGCGCGGCGCGCGCGACTGGCCCTGGGCGCGGGGGAGGCCGGGCTCGCGCTGGAGCTGCACCACGCCCTGGCGGAGGAGGGGCGGCGCGCCCATCGCCTGCTGGAGGCGGAGCGACACTACACGGCCGCGTTGGACCTCGCGCCGCGCGAGGACGAGGCCCGTCGGATGGAGCTGCTGTCCGGGCGCGGGCGGCTGCGCTACCGGCTCCAGCGGGTCGACGAAGCCCTGGGCGACCTCCGCGAGGCGCGGTCCCTCGCCTCGCGACGAGGCGACGCCGTGCGGGAGGCGGACCTCCTCCTCGAGGAGGCCACGGTCCTGGACTGGCAGGACGACAGCGAGGGCTCCGCCGCGCTGCTGGAGCAGGCGCTGCGAACGGTCGGCACCCCCGTCCCCACCGAGCTCGCGGCCCGCCATGCCCTGGCGCGCGCGCGTGTCTTCGTGCGGGGAGAGGACATCGCGGGCGCAATCACTCCCCTCGAGGAGGCGGTGGTCGCCGCCCGGAAGGCGCGAGACGAGGAGACGGAGGCCATCGCCCTGGCCATGCTCGGAGCGATGTTGGGGTGGACAGGGCGGCTGGAGGAGTCCGCGCGGCGCTTCGACGAGGCCATCGCCCTCTGCGAAGCGACCGGCGACACGCTGCACCTGGGCGCCACGCTCAACAACCGCATGGTGCTGCACGTCCAGCGAAGGGCCATCGCCAGCGCGCGCGAGGACCTGGAGCGCGCGGTGGCGCTGGGCCGCGAGCTGGGCAACGTGCAGATCGAACGCACCTCCGCCTTCAACCTCGCCTCGCTGCTCGGGTACCAGGGGCGCGCGGCGGAGGCGCTCATCCTGGCGCGACGCGCGGGCACGCTGAGTCAGCGGTTCTTCCCCCGCTCCATGGCGCAGGACGCGCTGCTGGTGGCGCGCCTGTGCTGCGAGCTGGGCGACCTCGAGGAGACGCGTCGGCAACTCCTGTGGCTCGAGGAGGCCCCCACGCTCGCGCGCCTGTCCGCGGCGGATCAGCTCATGCGTGGAGTGGTCCGACGCGTGGTCGACGAATCCGACGGGACGATCCCCTACTCCGCCGACTCCTGGCGGGAGCAGGTCGAGGCCGCGCGAACCCAGGTCACCTCGGAGGACCGCATGGAGATCCTCGTCTGGGCGGCGCGCGCGGCGCGGCGCGCCGGCGACACGGTGGCTTGGGCACGCTGGGTCGCGGAGCTCGAGACCACGGCGACGGAGGCCCCGCTGTGGGCGGCGCGCGTGCGCCCCCTGGACGTGGTTGGAAGACACGACGGCAACGGCCCGTGA
- a CDS encoding helix-turn-helix domain-containing protein: MTSGPDGVMLAPMKTSRAERAEVLGAALKAARQQAGLGMEEVAERLEMPVEVLARVERGVMVPTISTLTRLCVILKLDPDTLPDLPEMSD, translated from the coding sequence ATGACGAGCGGGCCAGATGGCGTCATGCTCGCGCCCATGAAGACGAGTCGCGCGGAAAGGGCCGAGGTGCTCGGGGCAGCACTGAAGGCCGCCCGCCAGCAGGCGGGGCTCGGCATGGAGGAGGTCGCCGAGCGCCTGGAGATGCCCGTGGAGGTCCTCGCCCGCGTGGAGCGAGGAGTGATGGTCCCGACCATCTCCACCCTGACGCGGCTGTGCGTCATCCTCAAGCTGGACCCGGACACCCTGCCAGACCTGCCGGAGATGAGCGACTAG
- a CDS encoding RNA polymerase sigma factor region1.1 domain-containing protein: protein MENRIGKSYVARKALFAKGLKEGRLTVQEIEEALPAGTLTAAERWLLYYSLRAAQVEIIDEVTGQVDHGFMAEAPAPQEH, encoded by the coding sequence GTGGAGAACAGGATCGGCAAGAGCTACGTGGCCCGGAAGGCCCTCTTCGCCAAGGGGCTCAAGGAGGGGCGGCTGACGGTGCAGGAGATCGAGGAGGCGCTGCCCGCGGGCACGCTGACGGCGGCGGAGCGCTGGCTCCTCTACTACTCGCTTCGCGCCGCGCAGGTGGAAATCATCGACGAGGTGACGGGCCAGGTCGACCATGGGTTCATGGCCGAGGCCCCCGCCCCGCAGGAGCACTAG